tattaaatgggtAAAACGCATTGCAAAACGGATAACCTTTTTAATAAATAGGTTGAGTTTGGGTATAAATCTTTCACACGATTATTAAATGAATTATGTTTgagtttatattttataacaCACAAGACATTATGACCCGACCCATTGACATCCTTCTAGAGATAGTGGGTTAATACCGTATAATTTTCTCGCACatctaatttcatttttatttctataaTTTAAATGTTtggtttactttttttttttcactttttaacagtatgtatcatatttgatagttttgaagTTTTAATCAATTATGGATATAAAAATCTGGTTAGGCAGTTTCATAAGGCTAGTTGCCTTTATTTAAAATAAAGATTAAAATATATGATTCAATTAGTGGGCGCTTGGGGGAACATTCTGTTAAGCGCCTTCGCACCAAGAGCCCAACTACTCTTTGTGGACGGCGTTAGTTTTGTCGTATGCAAAACAGTATCTGCAGTGAAAACGTAGTAGTTATGGGTCCAGAATTTCCAGAAAAATTAGCTGAAGTACAAGCACCTCACATGGTGTTCCGCACGTGTAATCAATGTTGGAAACCCTATATGGTCGTCGTCGCCATGAGGGAAATATGTAATTATTTGTATCCCCATGTTGAAAGAGATATGAGTCGCATAGCCATCTGATCGTGGAAGGCAGTAGGTGAAAAGCACAAAGGGTGAGACCGTGAGAGGAAATATCTGGTTTGTAGTATCAATCCATGGAAAGCTACCCATATCTACGGTGCAGAGCGATGTGGAGGAAAAAACCCAATTCAGATGTCTTATGTCCCGCtgaagaaagaaagacacgcttGGTTGGGCAATCCAGAAGTAGTGGGTAAGTCGGAATTTAGAATCCCAAAAAGTATTTAATATTTGCATAATAACCCTGATATTGGGTTTGAAAACGACTGCACGTCTATTAGGGGTAATGGGGTAGGGTCTGACGTGGGTCACGCAGGCTCCGATAGAGAGGTATATAAAATTTTGGCGGTTGATTAGCAGAGAGTTTGGATTGTTTAGAAGTATCTGAATATGtagtattttgttttcaaatgtATGTTTCTGAATATGCGCAGTATGAAGCTGAGTGATGGTCATGTACTAGTCTCAAGACAACTTTTGATGTACATGTCTTCTAGCCATGGAAATCAATGAAAGTATCTATTTTCTAAAGCATATGAAGCACACGTACGGCCAAACTCAAGTGTATTGTGTGTTAGGCACAGACACATGCATGCCCGGACACGCTGAAATACGCTTAGACACACCTATTTATTTAGATAAGAATTGTACACACACGAGTCTCTTTCCCGTGCTATCAAGATCAGGAGAGAGACTTGTCCAAGCACACAAGCAACGAAGTCTGGACATCTCTAAAATGGATAGCTAGATAGGTTCCCCCGTTGGTGCCTCTCTCTTTGTTCGACACCGTCGGTCCCTCTTCATGTAGTCCCATCTGAGTCGCCAAATGCTTGATTGATTGATAAGATGGGGCTTCAAAGAGAATGAGTCACAAAgtaacaaaatgaaaacattcATTTTCGGACACGATCTATCAATTTTTCcaattttctctattttcttcTATGTTTCTTTGATTTTAATTGTTTGGAAAGCAATTTGATTTCTGAAAAATACAATTAATAAACTACAACAATGGGTATGGTTGAAAATAATGAGCTTCCAAATCTGAGAAACTTGAATGGTGAATCAAATTAGGGACAATGAAAAGGGGCTGCTGAGCTAAGTAATGGATGAggaaatttgagaaatttgaagGAAGAATCAAACGTTAGCTAGGGACATTGGAAAGGGGTGGAGCTAAGCAATGGATGAGGGAAGAATCGTCGAAGCTTGATGGTGCCGTTGAGATCCATCAATCGGATGGACTACCTCTTTCGATCTATTTGGGAGTCATCTTGAATGTGGGAATTTCTTGTCGAGTTTTGCAATAAGAAGCACAATGAGTAATTTTGTGGTGGTCCGGTAATCTAAGCCAGTTAAACGATGGCTGACACAAGGAAAAAAGGTTTAAGTGGCGTTCTGGTTTCAAAGAGAGAAGAATAGTCTCTAGGAGCAGACCTATATATAAGTTTGAAGATGCCCGGACCCCCCTAGATTCTTCAACATCTGAAGTTTGGTTTCTTATTTAGCTAAATTATCATTAAATAGTTTAATTCTAGCTTAATTCTAACACTAAACCTCCTAGAATTTCTTATAATCAATCCATAACCAATCAATTTTGAATgacaaattaattatattaggaAATGTATTGATTAATTGATTGGTCTTTGTGTCTTTCCAATCAAAATAGGTAagttaattgatttttttaattaatagaTAGAAATTCTGTTGAATTTCAGGAATGGTGATTCTAGATACACTTCCATATTTGCTATATATATCTAAGTAATTATTTGAATCCTATTTTACCCCTTTTATAAACTTTGaacttaatttttttctaaaagcTCTCACATTTATGGTTTCACTTCTTCAATCTACCACTGACTTCTATTTTCCAttgaaaaatattatattctgGGAGttgaatcaaattcaatttaagCTTTGTTATAGTAAAATTGTAGAGTGTCATGTTGaaaaatcttatttctaatttttctatTGTGTTAAAAACCTTATTGTTAATCAATTTTATAAAACCAATATGTATTAATTGTCATATATGAGATCGTTGTTTTAATTTGGAGTGATTAAGTCTTAGGATGGAGTAGAAAAAATGAGAATAACAAATGAACCAATGCCTTTTTAGGTTGAAACATAAGAAgatgagaatgaaaaaaaaatagaagaagtgTAGATAGAAATTGAAGGGGTAAATTTAgaaaatttataataaaaaaataatgatgGAGGTTTAGATAGCAATTATGAAGGTGTAATTAGAATCACTCTTTCAGGAAATGAAAcataaaacaacaaagaaacaaattaCTAGTTCAAGAGATGCACatgtaaaatataattaaatgttttgcTTCACTTGTACACGAAAAATACACAAACTTTAGTGTTAAGAAAACTTTTTACTAAAATTATGTGTATTATATATAGACCCTCTCATGTTTCAAATCCTGCTTCCGCCACTGATAGTCTCAACCTACATATGGGACtagcaaagaagaagaagatgaccaCTTTGATGAGTTTTTCTTTGTtacgaagaaaaaaaattcatattacACTAAGCCAAAAGATATAACTAGTTCAGGTCTATACATATATTCAAATGTCGATATCAAGCTAGTTAGCTAGCGTTGATTAAACTTTATCATTAGCTCTTAGAACTAAATGATGTTGGTTGCTGATGGGATTGTTGATACATGGCCGCCATTATGTTGTAAGCATCCATAGTCATTGGCTGCGATTGGAATGTAAGAAATGTTGACAAGGGGTTGGTCATAGTGTCGCTCGACACACCAATAAAAGCAACCCGGCCATGTCGCCTCCTCAAATCTTTTACCGTAAATCAAATCTTACCTTAAACCTTCCGTGGTCCAACTGACAATACCCATAAATAGGAGCACAATCAGAGACAATCTTTACCAACCGTCGTCGAGGCTCTCACCCGCCGCCAAAGTAAGGATGACATCGATGCGCAAAACCATAATCCAACCTAGAGAACGACCTCTATGCTTAAAACTTAGGAATTGAGAGACCCCAAGAAATCCGAAGACCCATTGCAAAGGATTATTTATTGACAGTTTTTAGGAAGAACacaaaattaaatatttacgttacaaaaaattcaaatattttcaaaaacttaTAAGAAAGTGCGAGTCAATCATGAGGATACAACGCAGATATTGTTACcataaaaagtaaattagtCTGCATCTAGTTAATAAGTTTCTATCATTGCCCCCATTGTTGTTTTATTGAAAGACATCTCTCGGTATTTAAAGGAGACCATATATGTCATTATCTGTTTCATATATTGTCACCAAATTCCTCGTCCTACTCCTACATTGTAAGGAGACTTTTTGTGCTCTTATTCTCACAAAGGTGTTTTCAAGAACCGTACCTTGTCTTTTGGATTTGCAGCCTCAAGTATTTGTCATCATCTCCTCGAGAGGTATTTGTGGTTATTCTCGTTTGGATTTGTATATTATGCTATAGAATTAATGGAAGGCGAAAACAAATTACGATGATACTTTACAAATCTCTAGATATAATTATAAGATAAAACCGTTGTTAGAGTATAACTGTGGCTATTGATGTTAGTGATTTGATGTAGTGGTTCTTTAGAGGATTAGATATGATAATTTTTCTTACATGTGTGATGGTTTTGTAGTTTGATTTTCTATTTTGGTGTACTGGATTTAGATTTGGTTTTGGATTGAGATATGGGCGTACTTTTTGTTGTTTCTCAAGTGCTAGTGTTAATTTGTCATTTCGTTTTCATTAGTTaatctttaaataattttaattttgaaattgTACTAGATTTCTTGGTGGATGAATCTCTTCTTGGTAGTCATTTTAATAATTAAGGTTGATGGTGGGAATATCTTCACATAAAAAGATTGTGCTAATTTTCTATAACCTCATTTGGTTCACAGATCCCGCTTCTCTGCTTGGATTTTTCGTGCTTGGATTTGCTTGGATCTTTATATCGATATCCTTTGGATTGAATACGAATGCTATAATTATTGTGTTGCATTGTTTGCATCATTCTTACTCAATCTAAAGGTTGTAGAGTATTCAAGAAAATCCaagcacaaaaaaaaatcctaagTAGAAAAGCCAAATCCTTGGTTTACCGAATGAAAAGAAATgagatttaatttttatatatatatttatgacaAAACTTAAGGTTACTTTGGTCCAATTGAATATGATATGGCAAAGTGATACTATTGAGTGTGCGGAGGGAACCACAATCCCATGCGTTGGGAGATATTTTCCCTTCGTTCTTCTTTTTCACGAAAGGAATCACTTTCCGTTCCCaagacaatatataattccaTGAAATAAACATAGCCTATAAGTAGTTGGTCTTTGAATACGAGAATTAATAATACAAGTACTTATCAGTTTTCATAAGAATAATTGCTGTTGAGAGCTTCTTCTCactgtgattttatttgtagtGCTCTTACTGTGTTTCCGGAAAGGACTCAATGGCCAGAATAATGAAATCTAGAAGCATCACAGAAGTCTTACCAGACCTCGTGATCAATATGATCATGTGTCTACTGTCCACCAAACTGGCTGCCCGGAGCAGCCTGATTTGCAAGGAGTGGGCAAGCTTTTGGTCTTCAATTACCGTACTAAATTTCGAAGAGGATGATCACCATCAACACGAGCATGGCGATCGAGTTCGCCGGAAAACTTTCATGGCATTCTTAAGAAGATGCTTGAAATGTCGTGACAAAGTGGCATCCATAGAAAAACTCCGATTTCGAATGACCTTCCTTGGAGGAGAAAAAATCATAAACAAGTGGATAAGTTTTGCCCTGGAGAAAAATGTGAGAGAGTTGGACATCAGCTTTATACAGTTTCCCATCCATGGAACTAGATGCAGACACTACATCTTTCCTTGGGCAGTCTTCGATTGTGCAAGATCATTGACCCTTTTGAAGTTGGAATATATGACACTTAAGGACAACTTCACGCCTATCAGCCTTCCATGTTTGAAAACTTTAGCCCTCGACAAAGTGAAGTTGATGAGTAACCTCGTCTTCTCACACTTGATCTCGAGCTGTCCTTCACTTGAAACTCTATCATTGGCCTCATGCGGTAAATGGGACGTCGTACTTAAAAGTTCGACACTCAAATCCTTGAAAATCTTCAGCTGCAACATTAAGATGATGGTGGAAGCACCGAACCTGGAAGCCTTCAAACTCATtggtcagaatttccggttcGAGAAGATGAACATTGAAAACTTTAACATTGCCTCTTGTCGAAAACTGAAGAGTCTGGAGTTCATTAGATCAAGCTTTGCTAAGGGATGGTTTGAAGGACTCAATTCGAGATTTTCACTGCTCGAGAGTTTGATTATACATCACTGCACGCTCAAGGAGTCTATCAAAGTAGTTAGTCAAAGCCTGCAGCACTTTGCCTTCTGCGATTTTGGATGGAAAATGGAGCCTTTTTTCCTAGATGCTCCAAACCTAAAGGAGGCCATCATAGTCCATAAGTACCATTCTCACCTATTTACTTCGTTTCCAATACAATGGTTGATTGGAAACTTCAATGCCTGCGAGAAGATGAATTTGCGTCTTATAAATGACCAGGTATGTACTGTATgtattgcttctttctttttccaaatgaatttttttatgtatCTATTTTATGTGAACGTTTGATCCATATTGTGAAAGTGTTTTACTGTTTCAGGCTGAAATAATTCCAGGAAACATCATCTGTTCTCCGCCATTGCCTCGTGTCCGGCTTCTCGAAGTGGAGATCAGTGCTCCCTTAACTGAACAAGTAAAGGAGTTGGAGGAATCCCTAAGGTGGATGGCACCTAAGTTGGAGTGGTTATCTATAACGCACAAGTAGATCGACTAACTAGCAGTGCCTTAATCTGTTGTGGTTGTGTCAAAATTCTGAAGCACATAAATTAATCCGCTTCATACCTACAGTCCAAAGAATTTACTGAGCCCAGAGACTCTTCCTATCTGTTCTGGGTGAGTGAATGAAACATTTCATATGTTCGATGAATAAAACTTTGCAAATGAGTAAAATTGTGCAGTTATCTTAGGAGATAAATTTTctatatatcatttttgttGGGTAAACTTATGTTCAACTGGTTCAAGCAATTGCGGATACAACCTGGACTCCTATTCCGTTCTTGTACACGCCAAAATCTGACCAACTTTTTTgccaaaattataaaaatgtgaCCAATATCTGAAGCTGAATGGAACTATGGAATATCCAGAGCATCAAATATATTAGAACCGGAACATGCAATGGTACCGTTAATCCAATGAGCATCTTAACTATTTTGTATTGCTTTCTAATGACTGTTAACAGGGAGAGCTTTATGAGGAACTATCCAAGAGCTGTCAATTGTGGAGAAAAGTGTAGAATTTCTAAACATAGGCCAAACTGATAGTTAATGCCAGAATGAGATCCCTTGTAAACCAATGTACCTGTTTCAGTACTTACTGAAACTGAAAGTCAGATGCCAGAATGAGATCCCTTGTAACGCAAGTTTTACATGTTTCAGTACTTTTTCTAACTCTTATATTAATGCATTAGCAGTCCCAATCCTTGGACATCGTGAAGAACAGAaatgagaaaaacaaagaaaaaataaaaaagtcgTGCAAGGTACTTTCATCATCCTTAGTGGCCTTCACCAAAATGTTGGTAGAAAATGAATGAACAAGTTGTGAGAATAGCTTCGTGTTTGCTTTACTATTGTACGTATTTCATGCATTGGTCCAAAGAAGACACCAGAAAAACCATATAGTGCATAGGTGCCTAACTATATATCACAGTTGACAGCTAGTATAGAACAATGTCATCAATGATGTTCGAAGCATATTGGAAGTGTGAAATGTCTACGCTACTGAATATTCATCTTATGTTTAAACCCTAAatgaatttacatttactgggCATCTGAAATTATAAAAGGATTGCTACCTTGTTCCTGTTGTCTCTTTCACTCATATACATTACTAGAAAGTGGTAGGTTGGCCTATTTCAATGTGCCCTCAAAACAACTGGAGGATGGTAGTTACAAGCATTCCCTTTTAAGACTGCCGTCACCCAGACACAGCTCCAATATCTGCACAATTACATGGAACCTCAAATAACTGTTTTAAGCTCTATATCATTCCAACATAACAAAAGAttattccaaaaaaaaaaaacataacaaaagatTAAAGATTCATTTGAAAGAAGAAGTTTGACTTATCATCCCTGATATCATTATTTTGAAGAGAATTTTTCAACAAAGAATAGACTAAAAGGGTGGCTGAAATTCATAAATGAAGATCATCCTTAACACGCATTCTAGAACAACCATGGGTTATTTTTTTAAGACCTGGAAAAGTGTATCATATTAAATGAAACTCTTATTATGCATAATATTCAAAGCTAGGCATTTATTAAGAACTAGTAACAATTATTTCTTTATTATTCTTTTGGCATACTACGAAATTCTCAATTCTGATCCTCACTTTGTTcacaaaaatttataaaattatctaatatgtatttcaaaaatatatataaatacctTTCAGTCTCCATCCTGATCATGTCCATTCTGTATGCTTTATTTCAACCTGAGTAGAACATAAATGGTACTGCAAAGAGAAACCCTCTATGGTTGAGTAATGATACTGAAGATGACAGTAGTAAACTGTTTTAATTGCAGTGGTATACTGGTAATACATAATACAAACTGATATGTGAAATGAGGCCGCATGATGTTAATACAAAGCCAGTCACATACAAAAGCACGATACTtcccatatatatttcttatcACTTCTAAGATATGAGAACGAAACtacacaaattttttttctcattggCTAAGCTATGCATGATATTCCATTTTTGGACTCTTTCTATACACAATTGTGATAAATTAAACGATCAAGAAATGTTTCCTGAGGATAGTCTACAGAGGTTATCTTACACTACTTCATTCTACTGTGCCATGTTGCTCCAGAGACCATGATTTTAGAGTCTAATCAGTTTTCCATACAGTATGGTATTGCAATGCTTCAAGTTCAAGCAGACTGATAGCTTACCAAGCAGGAAGAAAGTGAGCATTACAGCCAGCGTGACTTGAACAGAACGACCATATTGTAAGCGTAATGGACCATGCCATCGCTTCTGTGGACTTTGTGACTGCTTTTGAGATACACCAACCCTGCCAAACAGctacagaagaaaaaaaaaacaggaatTACTTTTGGAGCTTCATGGTCATATTTAATCAACTGAGATAAAGTAGAGCAAATGAAAGAATCAGAATCCATTCTTGTTACTTTCTTTCTCCTCACAAAACTTCAGATCAAATTTACAATGAACTTGGGCTTTACAAATAGTTCAAAACACTGACATTTTTGAACAAATTAACTGCTCCCTTTGCTTGATGCAGTTCTCCACATCTTCTCCAAAAGACAAGTTTGGACCCTTTCTCTTTGGGCGTGTCCCCAAAGCTTGGGATTAACTGAGTTCTCTGCTCAGCTTCATCAGGTACAATAATCCTTAATTCACAATTTGAGCTCCATGTTTTCCTTGTATTAGTTGTTCGATCAACATGATAAATTATTTCATCCCTTGATCCTGGCATTTCTTTTCCATTTAGATCCACGGTAAAATTCGGATCCTTAATGTTAATAACAGTCTCTGTAACACCCTTTAATTCAATAAAATTGTCAGAATTGGCAGCATTAGATTTCACATCCAGATCTTTTCTTCTTATAGGCTTTTCCTCAGAGGTTATCCCAGATAGTTCATGTGCTACATATTCTTTTTTGGCACTTGGAGGACAATGAGATGTCCCAGAGAGAAATGCAGCTAAGTCTTCGCATTCTTCTTCATCTAGCTGTACCCAGCGAAGGTGCTTCTTTCCTTCCGCACTAAACGATACACTTAATGCTGTTTCAACATGGGAGATCTGATTTTCAATGGCAGAAATAAATTGTCTATGTCTGGCTGTTGTATGATCATCACCATGCTGGCGATAGCTCAACCTGACAGCCTTCTCAAACTCTTCCAACTGAAAGAATATTTACAAATCAGCAACACATAATTACGGACAGCAAAAGAACAGAAAGTACAGAACATCAATCTAAATATTCGATTAAACTACTGGGAGTCAAAAACCCTATGACAGGCTTCAATTATGCATATAGAGTGGCACTGAAGATATCTTTAGATCCCCATCTTACAATGTTCAAGCAGATATGACTCGTTGACCTTCCAAAGATCAAACTAATAGAAAACATGATTTAAGTCGCTATAAAAAATTTCCTTGATCAACATTCTTAGCAACCAAATGAGTAGTACTGATCACTTAAACAGCATTAAATTTTCAAATCATTGAACTAAAAGAGAGCGAAAGAAATAGATGAAACCTACCTGCCATTTGGCAGTGCCTAAAGCTGTTTGCAACTCCCTACAGAGTTCATCCAAATCTTCCGGTGCTACACTTTCTCTCCTCGCTCGAGCCCATGCTCTATACGTGGATTCCATTCTAcaaaccaaaaaataaaaacatttaaaCAATTACATCTAGTTCAGCCCAGTTCCACACATCCTAGACAGTAACAATGTTACTCAAACAATACTCGGCAGAAAAAAGAAGTTGAGAGTAGGCTCCCTTTGACTGTTGCACAAACTTCAACAAAAAACTACTGCCCAATCCTTGGGATCATTAATTGGCTGAATACAGGTTATGTGACTACTTATTATAGAGTTACTCAAATTTTCATGATGGTGCGTGAAATTGACTTTGGAATTTGGATTGACCATTCCCTATTTGTGGAAACAGTGTGGATCCGATATTTTCCTTTCTTAATTTTTCAAATCCAGACAGGTGTG
This is a stretch of genomic DNA from Argentina anserina chromosome 4, drPotAnse1.1, whole genome shotgun sequence. It encodes these proteins:
- the LOC126792815 gene encoding uncharacterized protein LOC126792815; translated protein: MLVANSFDLWKKDVFFPAAEEVQESADIMESTYRAWARARRESVAPEDLDELCRELQTALGTAKWQLEEFEKAVRLSYRQHGDDHTTARHRQFISAIENQISHVETALSVSFSAEGKKHLRWVQLDEEECEDLAAFLSGTSHCPPSAKKEYVAHELSGITSEEKPIRRKDLDVKSNAANSDNFIELKGVTETVINIKDPNFTVDLNGKEMPGSRDEIIYHVDRTTNTRKTWSSNCELRIIVPDEAEQRTQLIPSFGDTPKEKGSKLVFWRRCGELHQAKGAVNLFKNLFGRVGVSQKQSQSPQKRWHGPLRLQYGRSVQVTLAVMLTFFLLVPFMFYSG